In Solanum lycopersicum chromosome 5, SLM_r2.1, the following are encoded in one genomic region:
- the LOC101252391 gene encoding ultraviolet-B receptor UVR8 — translation MDASTSGTSSVQYHNIAEQPIAATIVNSTFQRQVRHCFGNATPGEFPLSANPSIVLHVLTGCNLDPQDLATLEATCSFFRQPANFAPDNELSLAELAALDMCRKRAIFKPMTQEQCHDLKQKCGGSWKLVLRFLLAGEACSRREKSHAVAGPGHSIAVSSKGVVYSFGSNSSGQLGNGTTEEEWRPHPIRSLQGVRVIQAAVGAGRTMLISDTGKVYAFGKESFGEAEYGVQGSKVVTTPQLVESLKDIFVVQAAIGNFFTAVLSREGRVYTFSWGNETKLGHQTEQADLEPRPLLGALENIPVVQIAAGYCYLLALACQPSGMSVYSVGCGLGGKLGHGTRTDEKVPRLIEQFQTLNIQPAVVAAGAWHAAVVGKDGRVCTWGWGRYGCLGHGNEDCESAPKVVEALSNVKAVYVATGDYTTFVVSDDGNVYSFGCGESSSLGHNTAAAEAQGNRHSNVLFPEVVTTLKQLDERVVQISLTNSIYWNAHTFALTESGKLYAFGAGDKGQLGVELSVNQTERAIPERVDIDLS, via the exons ATGGACGCCTCGACGAGTGGAACCTCGAGTGTTCAATACCATAACATTGCTGAACAACCTATTGCTGCTACTATTGTAAACTCAACATTTCAAAGACAAGTGAGGCACTGTTTTGGGAATGCGACTCCTGGTGAATTCCCATTGTCAGCTAACCCGTCTATCGTTCTTCATGTGCTTACTGGATGTAATTTAGATCCACAGGACCTGGCAACTCTAGAG GCTACTTGCTCATTCTTTCGGCAGCCTGCAAACTTTGCACCCGATAATGAGCTCTCCTTAGCGGAGTTGGCAGCTCTTGATATGTGCCGAAAAAGAGCTATATTTAAGCCAATGACTCAGGAGCAATGTCATGATCTGAAGCAAAAATGTGGGGGCTCCTGGAAGCTTGTTCTAAGATTCCTGCTAGCTGGGGAAGCATGTTCCAGGCGCGAAAAATCACATGCAGTAGCTGGCCCTGGTCATAGTATTGCTGTGAGTTCAAAAGGAGTAGTGTACTCTTTCGGGTCTAACAGCTCAGGGCAGCTTGGAAATGGAACCACAGAAGAGGAATGGCGGCCTCACCCGATTAG ATCACTTCAAGGCGTTCGTGTTATTCAGGCAGCTGTAGGGGCTGGCAGGACTATGCTGATCAGTGACACTGGGAAGGTGTATGCATTTGGGAAAGAATCATTTGGCGAAGCTGAGTATGGTGTCCAAGGAAGTAAAGTAGTTACAACTCCTCAGCTGGTTGAATCTTTAAAAGACATCTTTGTTGTACAAGCTGCAATTGGGAATTTCTTCACTGCTGTATTATCAAGAGAAGGAAGGGTTTATACATTCTCTTGGGGAAATGAAACTAAACTTGGTCATCAAACTGAGCAAGCTGATCTGGAACCCCGTCCATTATTAGGCGCATTAGAGAATATTCCAGTGGTACAAATTGCAGCAGGATATTGCTACCTTCTTGCTCTGGCTTGTCAACCTAGTGGCAT GTCTGTATATTCTGTTGGTTGTGGATTGGGTGGAAAGCTTGGCCATGGAACACGAACTGATGAAAAAGTCCCGAGGTTAATTGAACAATTTCAGACTTTGAATATTCAGCCTGCAGTTGTTGCAGCTGGGGCTTGGCATGCTGCTGTTGTTGGGAAAGATGGAAGGGTCTGTACATGGGGTTGGGGCCGTTATGGGTGCTTGGGTCACGGTAATGAAGATTGTGAATCAGCTCCTAAGGTAGTGGAAGCACTAAGCAACGTAAAGGCTGTTTATGTTGCTACAGGGGACTATACAACTTTTGTGGTTTCTGATGACGGAAATGTTTATTCATTTGGTTGTGGAGAATCGTCTAGTCTAGGACATAATACTGCTGCTGCTGAAGCACAG GGTAACAGGCACTCAAATGTTTTATTCCCTGAGGTTGTAACAACATTGAAGCAGCTGGATGAAAGAGTGGTGCAAATAAGTCTGACTAATTCAATATACTGGAATGCCCACACATTTGCATTGACAGAATCTGGTAAGCTATATGCATTTGGCGCGGGCGATAAGGGACAGCTAGGTGTGGAGCTCAGTGTCAACCAAACCGAAAGGGCAATACCAGAGCGGGTTGACATTGATCTCAGTTAA